A window of Primulina tabacum isolate GXHZ01 chromosome 4, ASM2559414v2, whole genome shotgun sequence contains these coding sequences:
- the LOC142541752 gene encoding uncharacterized protein LOC142541752 isoform X2: protein MARKRKAGDVGKMAYKGKAPTSEKSIGEEKEHSETAQTVLESKDVENNMPEDVSHIEHTVETENLVEKGKEGSNSCQQVGTVPSLDERNTKQKVCRTTNADPSSELGYKSMYITSQKQIEYLMAENCRLSMKLEFARGKIEAYEKVNDAIRTTKDVILVDSIRGKTQENAIGNADSAPDADNHVASPEKNDSKNASNIANEQKKVSRQRKKNC, encoded by the exons ATGGCTAGGAAAAGGAAGGCTGGAGATGTTGGAAAAATGGCCTATAAG GGTAAAGCCCCCACATCGGAGAAATCAATAGGCGAAGAAAAAGAACACTCTGAAACTGCTCAAACTGTCTTGGAGTCCAAGGATGTTGAGAACAACATGCCTGAGGATGTAAGTCACATCGAACACACTGTGGAGACTGAAAATCTTGTTGAGAAAGGAAAGGAAGGATCGAACAGTTGTCAGCAAGTCGGTACTGTACCTAGCTTGGATGAGAGAAACACGAAACAGAAG GTTTGCAGGACAACAAATGCTGACCCTTCTTCTGAACTCGGCTACAAAAGCATGTACATTACCTCACAAAAACAG ATCGAGTACCTGATGGCAGAAAATTGTCGGCTTTCCATGAAGTTGGAATTTGCTCGTGGGAAAATTGAAGCG TATGAGAAGGTGAATGATGCTATCCGTACGACTAAGGATGTGATTCTAGTTGACTCCATACGGGGTAAAACTCAGGAAAATGCAATTGGTAATGCCGACTCTGCTCCAGATGCAGATAATCACGTGGCATCTCCGGAAAAGAACGATTCTAAGAATGCTTCAAATATTGCTAATGAGCAAAAGAAAGTTTCTCGGCAGAGGAAGAAGAATTGCtga
- the LOC142543709 gene encoding uncharacterized protein LOC142543709, which translates to MMWDEWYNFQQPQEEESDDDSHPDHEFFSVLSKPKDYYKILDVDYDAPEEVIRSNYIRLALKWHPDKKKNEDCATSRFQEINEAYMVLIDPVKRREYDKKGMLYAYDSNIIDYLNRYKSLILTCNGLGMKCSI; encoded by the exons ATGATGTGGGACGAGTGGTACAATTTCCAACAGCCTCAAGAAGAAGAATCCGACGACGATTCTCACCCCGACCACGAGTTCTTCTCCGTGTTATCGAAGCCTAaa GATTATTATAAAATTCTAGATGTAGATTATGATGCTCCTGAAGAAGTGATTCGTTCTAACTACATTCGCCTTGCTCTG AAATGGCATCCAGATAAAAAGAAGAATGAGGACTGTGCGACTTCCAGGTTTCAAGAAATTAATGAGGCTTATATGG TTTTGATCGATCCAGTAAAACGACGTGAATATGACAAGAAAGGGATGCTTTATGCCTACGATAGCAACATCATT GATTACCTCAATCGTTACAAGAGCCTCATTTTAACCTGCAACGGCCTTGGCATGAAATGCTCGATATGA
- the LOC142543712 gene encoding small ribosomal subunit protein uS13z/uS13y/uS13x: MSLVSNEEFQHILRVQNTNVDGKQKIMFALTSIKGIGRRFANIVCKKADVDMNKRAGELSAAEIDNLMVIVANPRQFKIPDWFLNRKKDYKDGKFSQVTSNALDMKLRDDLERLKKIRNHRGLRHYWGLRVRGQHTKTTGRRGKTVGVSKKR, encoded by the exons ATG TCGCTCGTATCAAATGAGGAGTTCCAGCACATTCTGCGTGTGCAGAACACTAACGTTGATGGGAAGCAGAAGATCATGTTCGCTTTGACCTCCATTAAGGGTATCGGTCGCCGTTTTGCTAATATTGTCTGTAAGAAAGCAGATGTCGATATGAACAAGAG GGCTGGTGAACTTTCTGCTGCTGAGATCGACAACTTGATGGTAATTGTTGCTAACCCTCGCCAATTCAAGATTCCAGACTGGTTTCTGAACAGGAAGAAGGATTACAAGGATGGAAAGTTTTCTCAAGTCACTTCAAATGCTCTTGACATGAAACTCAGGGACGATCTCGAGCGTTTGAAGAAGATCAG GAACCACCGTGGACTTCGTCACTACTGGGGCCTTCGCGTGCGTGGACAGCACACCAAGACTACAGGGCGTAGAGGAAAGACTGTTGGTGTCTCAAAGAAGCGATAA
- the LOC142541752 gene encoding uncharacterized protein LOC142541752 isoform X1 yields MARKRKAGDVGKMAYKGKAPTSEKSIGEEKEHSETAQTVLESKDVENNMPEDVSHIEHTVETENLVEKGKEGSNSCQQVGTVPSLDERNTKQKQVCRTTNADPSSELGYKSMYITSQKQIEYLMAENCRLSMKLEFARGKIEAYEKVNDAIRTTKDVILVDSIRGKTQENAIGNADSAPDADNHVASPEKNDSKNASNIANEQKKVSRQRKKNC; encoded by the exons ATGGCTAGGAAAAGGAAGGCTGGAGATGTTGGAAAAATGGCCTATAAG GGTAAAGCCCCCACATCGGAGAAATCAATAGGCGAAGAAAAAGAACACTCTGAAACTGCTCAAACTGTCTTGGAGTCCAAGGATGTTGAGAACAACATGCCTGAGGATGTAAGTCACATCGAACACACTGTGGAGACTGAAAATCTTGTTGAGAAAGGAAAGGAAGGATCGAACAGTTGTCAGCAAGTCGGTACTGTACCTAGCTTGGATGAGAGAAACACGAAACAGAAG CAGGTTTGCAGGACAACAAATGCTGACCCTTCTTCTGAACTCGGCTACAAAAGCATGTACATTACCTCACAAAAACAG ATCGAGTACCTGATGGCAGAAAATTGTCGGCTTTCCATGAAGTTGGAATTTGCTCGTGGGAAAATTGAAGCG TATGAGAAGGTGAATGATGCTATCCGTACGACTAAGGATGTGATTCTAGTTGACTCCATACGGGGTAAAACTCAGGAAAATGCAATTGGTAATGCCGACTCTGCTCCAGATGCAGATAATCACGTGGCATCTCCGGAAAAGAACGATTCTAAGAATGCTTCAAATATTGCTAATGAGCAAAAGAAAGTTTCTCGGCAGAGGAAGAAGAATTGCtga